The Pseudonocardia broussonetiae DNA segment GAGTGCGTCCGGGTCGCCGCCGAGCTCACCGAGCGCGAGCCCGGGGGCGTGCACGTCCTCGTCAACAACGCCGGTGCCACCTGGGGCGCGCCGATGGCGGAGTTCCCGGAGTCGGGGTGGGACAAGGTCCTCGACCTCAACCTCAAGGCCCCGTTCTTCCTGACCCGCGCGTTCCAGCCGCTGCTGGAGGCCGCCGCCACCGACGACGACCCGGCGCGGGTGATCAACATCGGGAGCATCGACGGGCTGCGCGTGCCGGCGTTCGAGAACTACAGCTACAGCGCGAGCAAGGCCGGCGTCCACCAGCTCACGCGGGTGCTCGCCGCGCAGCTCGGGCCCCGCCGGATCACGGTGAACGCGATCGCGCCGGGGCCGTTCCCGACGAAGATGCTGGCCGCGGTGCTGGACGTCGAGGGCGAGGCGATCGCCGCCTCGTCCCCGCTGGGCCGCATCGGCCGGGCCGAGGACATGGCGGGCGCCGCGGTCTACCTGTCCTCGCGCGCCGGGG contains these protein-coding regions:
- a CDS encoding SDR family oxidoreductase, translated to MTDLFDLTGKVAVVTGGGRGIGEMIARGLLDAGARVYVTSRRVEAVDGMIAMTADLSHEEECVRVAAELTEREPGGVHVLVNNAGATWGAPMAEFPESGWDKVLDLNLKAPFFLTRAFQPLLEAAATDDDPARVINIGSIDGLRVPAFENYSYSASKAGVHQLTRVLAAQLGPRRITVNAIAPGPFPTKMLAAVLDVEGEAIAASSPLGRIGRAEDMAGAAVYLSSRAGAWVTGVVLPVDGGIATTR